The window ACCACATAGTTACCGCCATTCACATAGGTGCTGGCACCGGCATCCGTATATGCGATGGAGGTGCTGTTGGAAGCAATATCAGCGTTGCTTGTATAAAAGTTCGTTGTGCTCTGCCAAACTTTCGAGTTATTACCGGCGTTGCGGGTGTAAACATAGATGTCATAGGCAGCATATGGAATATTAGTCAGCAGAAGCGCCACACGATTGTTTGCAACTGTTCCTGTGGCATCCGCACTGTACGGTGATTCCAGATGGCTCGAATACAAATCCTGTAATCCCTGGTCGCCTCCTGGGCTGCCGCCGCCAACATTCCCGTTGGAGGTGTAGGTCAAGCTCAATCCGCTCACCGTCGCACCGGTGGAGTCAACGAGGCCGGTTATACCGGACCCGGAGCTTGCAGCTTCACTGTTCCAGTTGGTTGCCGATA of the Candidatus Methylacidiphilales bacterium genome contains:
- a CDS encoding PEP-CTERM sorting domain-containing protein; protein product: MKTNHHSLVFILTVFALAAFVGAAQAQIVSIQFSGTGTALSSTISAGAVSATNWNSEAASSGSGITGLVDSTGATVSGLSLTYTSNGNVGGGSPGGDQGLQDLYSSHLESPYSADATGTVANNRVALLLTNIPYAAYDIYVYTRNAGNNSKVWQSTTNFYTSNADIASNSTSIAYTDAGASTYVNGGNYVVFTGLTGTQQFLLDSGILDGGGSNNNSGFAGVQIVSAVPEPSTYAMMLGGLGLLMVLRRFSARKV